A stretch of the Medicago truncatula cultivar Jemalong A17 chromosome 5, MtrunA17r5.0-ANR, whole genome shotgun sequence genome encodes the following:
- the LOC11428451 gene encoding thaumatin-like protein 1, translated as MQLLPFRFPPPLPPNPPPLHSFSPQKKSDNIYYTISYNYYIILLVQTLGKANILISFQVSSPIFYMALLSHNQHYPQPFLCVILFLIFKGVLVSGATFTFMNKCDYTVWPGIYGRPELGTTGFELAKGTSRTFQAPTGWSGRFWGRTGCQFDDSGHGTCSTADCGSGEIACNGATASPPATLAEFTLGTGSMDFYDVSLVDGYNLPMLVATSGGTGPCDVTGCSSDLNKKCPSELRVDDGGACNSACGAFGKPEYCCNGAFSNPDTCKPSVYSQMFKSECPKAYSYAYDDKTSTFTCSGADYTITFCPFSPSLKSAADSSTKNPNETDSSASGADPNQSEMASASYLADMAIASGASTRSITSMVSLLLVVVGFIFTIFYV; from the exons ATGCAGCTTCTACCATTCAGATTCCCCCCACCACTCCCTCCTAATCCTCCTCCTCTTCACTCTTTCTCTCCTCAGAAAAAGAGTGATAATATATACTATACTATatcatataattattatataatactATTAGTACAAACACTTGGTAAAGCAAATAttcttatttcatttcaagtgTCTTCACCAATATTCTATATGGCTCTATTATCACATAACCAACATTATCCTCAGCCCTTCTTATGCGTCATACTCTTCCTCATTTTCAAAG GGGTTTTAGTTTCAGGGGCAACATTTACATTTATGAACAAGTGTGATTACACAGTATGGCCAGGAATTTATGGAAGACCGGAACTTGGAACTACTGGTTTCGAGCTCGCAAAAGGAACTTCCAGAACCTTCCAAGCACCAACCGGATGGTCAGGTAGATTCTGGGGAAGAACCGGCTGCCAATTCGATGACTCCGGCCACGGAACTTGCTCAACTGCAGATTGCGGCTCTGGAGAAATTGCTTGCAACGGTGCAACAGCCTCACCGCCGGCAACATTAGCTGAATTCACATTAGGAACTGGCTCAATGGACTTCTACGATGTAAGCCTTGTAGACGGTTACAATCTCCCGATGTTAGTTGCCACGAGTGGCGGTACAGGGCCGTGTGACGTTACAG gTTGCAGTTCCGATCTTAATAAGAAATGTCCGTCCGAGTTGAGGGTGGATGACGGTGGTGCGTGTAATAGTGCTTGTGGCGCGTTTGGGAAACCGGAATATTGTTGTAACGGCGCGTTTAGTAACCCTGACACGTGTAAACCTTCCGTGTATTCACAAATGTTCAAATCTGAGTGTCCTAAAGCTTATAGTTACGCTTATGATGATAAAACTAGCACTTTTACTTGTTCTGGTGCTGATTATACAATCACATTTTGTCCCTTTTCACCAAG TCTAAAGTCAGCAGCCGATTCATCTACTAAAAATCCGAATGAAACGGATAGTTCTGCTTCGGGAGCCGACCCGAATCAATCAGAAATGGCTTCAGCTTCATATCTAGCTGATATGGCTATAGCTTCGGGAGCTTCTACTAGAAGCATAACTTCAATGGTTTctttgttgttggtggtggttggtttcatttttactattttttatgtttag